A single region of the Fusobacterium varium genome encodes:
- a CDS encoding UvrD-helicase domain-containing protein: MKNRLILKASAGTGKTYRLSLEYVASLCCGNDFKDILVMTFTKKATAEIKDRILKFLKQLKENGKEAKELRENILKLYPEIDFNQSKIEKIYEEVVQNRDKLRIYTIDAFTNLIFKKAIAPYLKIYSYEIIDEEENKKTIFKILDKLFTIKEDFAKFKEFLKDNTERDIDNYIDLIDKLLSHRWKIIVLGDKLNIKRKPFQVKSNFNIMENLLEIVGSVATEKKEPIEAFIAKRAKSYFLLESELKKEKFLLDKFKELLEGNIWDGRKITKKNKRVDDLNYLQEELRLNLAKTLFNEKIIPYEEKLLQVINRIYEIYDEIKFKEQRFTFSDISNYTFKYIRDKNLNFVDENGVTDDFFDIIDGKIKTIFIDEFQDTSILQWKILKDIIDKSENVICVGDEKQSIYGWRGGEKNLFENLEKIIDGEVENLNTCYRSEENVVMFYNKFFKTLSEKSEESSKKWEFLEVNPKNQNQKGHIEILTKDLLEDLEDKEEKENISVIDKIIEKIQLDFNGVYEGIGILARQNKELDLIEKKLIEANIPFVVDSNVNVIESRGIKGIYYLIKYLVKNDYLSLLNFLRCDLVNISADSLKHLVKEREDIENWLLDYSSEINLNDEEREVLEIVKELKDKYNANDGETYFLTYDILQKLGVTERFSSKGDISNLYSFYKIIKSYRYFDEFLSEFEDQKNSSKFKKIVLKDENSVNLMTIHKSKGLEFDTLFYYYNPKTSQNNIPKVIFYFIMDNKYEEAKEFLLTNTKFNYILKILSSEFGYLEENRIKEEHEEINNLYVALTRPKNNIYIALEKYDKNSTKDENNYNLDIINCEKEFRDKDIIFTEVQSKDKNDKRETFELNLSTPEASYPKGEESIFKDREKIYSHSLQNEIKRLKGTVVHYFLENLIYATSEEIERAKKLTFAKFASNLGEKGIAEILSEKNIEYILNKKKEIFSKEWDKIYPEYEIYTEDETFRIDRLMIKEAREGEKGCVYIVDYKTGEINEEQLANYKAIIENLLERLGKENEYEVITEFIEYKL; encoded by the coding sequence ATGAAAAATAGATTGATATTAAAAGCAAGTGCAGGAACAGGAAAAACATATAGATTATCCCTTGAATATGTAGCCTCTCTTTGTTGTGGAAATGATTTTAAAGATATTTTAGTAATGACTTTTACTAAAAAAGCAACTGCTGAGATAAAAGATAGAATACTGAAATTTTTAAAGCAATTAAAGGAGAATGGAAAAGAGGCAAAGGAGTTAAGGGAAAATATTTTAAAACTTTACCCTGAGATAGATTTTAATCAAAGTAAGATTGAGAAAATCTATGAAGAGGTTGTTCAAAATAGAGATAAACTTAGAATATACACAATAGATGCCTTTACTAATCTAATTTTTAAAAAGGCTATTGCTCCATATTTAAAAATATACTCTTATGAGATTATTGATGAGGAAGAAAATAAAAAAACTATTTTTAAAATATTGGATAAACTTTTTACTATTAAAGAGGATTTTGCAAAGTTTAAAGAGTTTTTAAAAGATAATACAGAAAGAGATATAGATAATTATATTGATTTAATAGATAAACTTTTAAGCCATAGATGGAAAATAATAGTTTTAGGTGATAAATTAAATATAAAAAGAAAGCCTTTTCAAGTAAAAAGCAACTTTAATATTATGGAGAATCTTTTAGAAATAGTTGGATCTGTGGCAACTGAAAAGAAAGAGCCAATAGAAGCTTTTATTGCTAAAAGAGCTAAATCTTATTTTCTATTAGAAAGTGAGTTGAAAAAAGAAAAGTTTTTATTAGATAAGTTTAAAGAGTTATTAGAAGGAAATATTTGGGATGGAAGAAAGATAACTAAAAAAAATAAAAGAGTAGATGATCTTAATTATCTACAAGAGGAGTTAAGATTAAATCTTGCTAAAACTCTGTTTAATGAAAAAATTATCCCATATGAAGAGAAACTCCTTCAAGTTATTAATAGAATCTATGAAATTTATGATGAGATAAAATTCAAAGAGCAAAGATTTACATTTTCAGATATAAGTAACTACACATTTAAATATATTAGAGATAAAAATCTAAATTTTGTTGATGAAAATGGAGTTACTGATGATTTTTTTGATATTATTGATGGAAAGATAAAAACTATATTTATAGATGAGTTCCAAGATACAAGTATATTACAATGGAAAATTTTAAAGGATATTATAGATAAAAGCGAAAATGTAATATGTGTAGGAGATGAAAAACAGAGTATCTATGGTTGGAGAGGTGGAGAGAAAAACCTCTTTGAAAATCTTGAAAAGATAATAGATGGAGAAGTTGAAAATCTAAATACTTGTTATAGAAGTGAAGAGAATGTAGTTATGTTCTATAATAAATTTTTTAAAACTCTATCTGAAAAAAGTGAAGAGAGTAGTAAAAAGTGGGAATTTCTAGAGGTAAATCCTAAAAATCAAAACCAAAAAGGACATATTGAAATTTTGACTAAGGATTTATTAGAAGATTTAGAAGATAAGGAAGAAAAAGAAAATATAAGTGTTATTGATAAGATAATAGAAAAAATTCAACTTGACTTCAATGGAGTTTATGAGGGAATAGGAATTTTAGCTAGACAGAATAAAGAGTTAGATTTGATAGAAAAGAAATTAATTGAGGCAAATATCCCATTTGTTGTTGATTCAAATGTCAATGTAATTGAAAGTAGAGGAATCAAAGGGATATATTATTTGATAAAATATCTAGTGAAAAATGATTACCTATCTCTACTTAATTTTTTACGTTGTGATCTTGTGAATATCTCTGCTGATTCTTTAAAACATCTAGTTAAAGAGAGAGAAGATATAGAAAATTGGTTGTTAGATTACTCTTCAGAGATAAATTTAAATGATGAAGAGAGAGAAGTTTTGGAGATAGTCAAAGAACTTAAAGATAAATATAATGCTAATGATGGAGAGACATATTTTTTGACTTATGATATTCTTCAAAAATTGGGAGTTACAGAGAGATTTTCTAGTAAGGGAGATATTTCAAATCTGTACTCTTTCTATAAGATTATTAAAAGTTATAGATATTTTGATGAGTTTTTAAGTGAGTTTGAAGATCAAAAAAATAGTTCAAAGTTTAAGAAAATAGTATTGAAAGATGAAAATAGTGTAAATCTGATGACTATCCATAAATCTAAAGGACTTGAGTTTGATACACTTTTCTATTACTATAATCCTAAAACAAGTCAAAACAATATACCTAAAGTAATTTTTTATTTTATAATGGATAACAAATATGAAGAGGCAAAAGAGTTTCTATTAACAAATACCAAATTTAACTATATTTTAAAAATTTTATCAAGTGAGTTTGGATATTTAGAGGAGAACAGAATAAAAGAGGAGCATGAGGAGATAAATAATCTCTATGTTGCTTTGACAAGACCTAAAAATAATATCTATATAGCTCTTGAAAAATATGATAAGAACTCTACTAAAGATGAAAATAATTACAATTTAGATATAATTAATTGTGAAAAAGAGTTTAGAGATAAGGATATAATTTTTACTGAAGTTCAATCTAAAGATAAAAATGATAAGAGGGAAACTTTTGAACTTAATCTTTCCACTCCTGAGGCATCATATCCAAAGGGAGAAGAGAGCATATTTAAAGATAGAGAGAAAATATATTCTCACTCTCTTCAAAATGAAATTAAAAGATTGAAGGGGACAGTTGTTCACTATTTCCTTGAGAATTTGATCTATGCAACTTCTGAAGAGATTGAAAGAGCTAAAAAATTGACTTTTGCTAAGTTTGCATCAAACTTAGGAGAAAAGGGGATAGCTGAAATTCTATCTGAAAAAAATATTGAGTATATTTTAAATAAGAAAAAAGAGATCTTCTCTAAAGAGTGGGATAAAATCTATCCTGAATATGAGATCTATACAGAGGATGAAACTTTTAGAATAGATAGATTGATGATAAAAGAGGCAAGAGAAGGAGAAAAGGGTTGTGTTTATATAGTTGATTATAAAACTGGAGAGATAAACGAGGAGCAACTTGCTAACTATAAAGCTATTATTGAAAATCTTTTAGAGAGATTGGGAAAAGAAAATGAGTATGAAGTTATTACAGAGTTTATAGAATATAAATTATAA
- the purH gene encoding bifunctional phosphoribosylaminoimidazolecarboxamide formyltransferase/IMP cyclohydrolase — translation MKRALISVFDKNGVLDFANFLVKHGVEIISTGGTYKHLKENGVPVIEVAEVTGAPEMLDGRVKTLHPVIHGGILAIRDNAEHMATIKERGISTIDMVVVNLYPFFKKVNEDLTFEEKVEFIDIGGPTMLRSAAKSFKDVVVISDTADYETVMKEMEAGEVTFETRKRLAGKVFNLTSAYDAAISQFLLGDEMPKYLNASYEKVMDLRYGENPHQKAAYYVSTTDTGAMKDFEQLNGKELSFNNLRDMDVAWRTVCEFTEPACCGLKHSTPCGAAIADNVYDAYVKAYECDPVSIFGGIVALNKTVDEATAKEMVKIFLEIVIAPDFTPEALEVLKTKKNLRVIKCHHTPQDKINMVKVDGGLLVQDEDLSFSTNYEAVTEKAPTAEEMENLIFGMKIVKHVKSNAIVVVKDKMAVGIGNGETNRIWPTQQAIERAGERIEGAILASDAFFPFRDVVDTCAKAGIKAIIQPGGSIRDKESIDACNEHGISMVFTGMRHFKH, via the coding sequence ATGAAAAGAGCATTAATATCAGTTTTTGATAAAAATGGTGTATTAGATTTTGCTAATTTCTTAGTAAAACATGGAGTAGAAATAATTTCAACTGGAGGAACATATAAACATCTTAAAGAAAATGGAGTGCCTGTTATAGAAGTTGCTGAAGTAACTGGAGCACCTGAAATGTTAGATGGTAGAGTAAAAACTTTACATCCAGTAATTCACGGAGGAATCCTTGCTATAAGAGATAATGCTGAGCATATGGCAACTATTAAAGAAAGAGGAATATCTACTATTGATATGGTAGTAGTTAACCTATATCCATTCTTTAAAAAAGTAAATGAAGATCTTACATTTGAAGAAAAAGTAGAGTTTATTGATATTGGAGGACCTACAATGTTAAGATCTGCTGCTAAATCTTTCAAAGATGTAGTAGTAATCAGTGATACTGCTGACTATGAAACAGTTATGAAAGAGATGGAAGCTGGAGAAGTTACTTTTGAAACTAGAAAAAGACTTGCAGGAAAAGTATTTAACTTAACTTCTGCTTATGATGCAGCTATTTCTCAATTCCTATTAGGAGATGAAATGCCTAAATACTTAAATGCATCTTATGAAAAAGTAATGGATTTAAGATATGGAGAAAACCCTCATCAAAAAGCTGCTTACTATGTATCAACTACAGATACTGGAGCTATGAAAGATTTCGAACAACTAAATGGAAAAGAACTTTCTTTCAACAACTTAAGAGATATGGATGTAGCTTGGAGAACTGTATGCGAATTTACAGAACCAGCTTGTTGTGGACTTAAACACTCAACTCCATGTGGAGCTGCTATAGCTGACAATGTATATGATGCATATGTTAAAGCTTATGAATGCGACCCAGTATCTATATTTGGAGGAATAGTAGCATTAAATAAAACTGTTGATGAAGCAACTGCTAAAGAAATGGTTAAAATATTCCTAGAAATAGTTATCGCTCCTGATTTCACACCAGAAGCACTAGAAGTTTTAAAAACTAAGAAAAACCTAAGAGTTATTAAATGTCACCACACTCCACAAGATAAGATCAATATGGTTAAAGTTGATGGAGGACTTTTAGTTCAAGATGAAGATTTAAGCTTCTCAACTAATTATGAAGCAGTAACTGAAAAAGCTCCTACTGCTGAAGAGATGGAAAACTTAATTTTCGGAATGAAAATAGTAAAACATGTTAAATCAAATGCTATTGTAGTAGTAAAAGATAAAATGGCTGTAGGAATTGGAAATGGAGAAACAAACAGAATATGGCCAACTCAACAAGCTATTGAAAGAGCTGGAGAAAGAATAGAAGGAGCTATCCTTGCTTCTGACGCATTCTTCCCATTTAGAGATGTTGTAGATACTTGTGCTAAAGCTGGAATTAAAGCTATAATTCAACCAGGTGGATCTATTAGAGATAAAGAATCTATTGATGCTTGTAACGAACATGGAATCTCAATGGTATTCACAGGAATGAGACATTTCAAACACTAA
- a CDS encoding phosphoribosylformylglycinamidine cyclo-ligase, which produces MAISYKEAGVDKEEGYRAVELMKKAVAKTQNNHVLNGLGSFGAMYELGKYENPVLVSGTDGVGTKLEVALTSKKYDTVGIDAVAMCVNDVLCHGAQPIFFLDYLACGKLDAEVAAELVSGVAEGCYQAGAALIGGETAEMPGFYKVGDYDIAGFCVGAVEKSKIVNGSTTTEGDILIAIPSSGVHSNGFSLVRKVITDYTKEYNGKPISETLLTPTKIYVKAVMSVLEKFNVKGMAHITGGGLPENLPRTISEGHQPVVFKDKVRVLDIFKYIQKEGGIAEDEMYGTFNMGVGFVLVVAPEDKDGVIAELAKHGEEAYEIGYVQKGDKGLCLR; this is translated from the coding sequence ATGGCAATTTCTTATAAAGAAGCTGGAGTAGATAAAGAAGAAGGATACAGAGCAGTAGAATTAATGAAAAAGGCAGTAGCAAAAACTCAAAATAACCATGTATTAAATGGACTTGGAAGTTTTGGTGCTATGTATGAATTAGGAAAATATGAAAACCCTGTTTTAGTATCAGGAACTGACGGAGTAGGAACAAAATTAGAAGTAGCTCTTACTTCAAAAAAATATGATACAGTAGGAATTGACGCAGTAGCAATGTGTGTAAATGACGTACTATGCCACGGAGCACAACCAATATTTTTCCTTGACTATTTAGCTTGTGGAAAATTAGATGCAGAAGTAGCTGCTGAATTAGTTTCAGGAGTTGCAGAAGGATGTTATCAAGCAGGAGCTGCTTTAATCGGTGGAGAAACTGCTGAAATGCCTGGATTCTATAAAGTAGGAGATTATGATATAGCTGGATTCTGTGTAGGAGCAGTTGAAAAATCTAAAATAGTAAATGGAAGCACTACAACTGAAGGAGATATCCTTATAGCTATCCCATCTTCAGGAGTTCACAGCAATGGATTCTCATTAGTAAGAAAAGTTATTACTGACTATACAAAAGAATATAATGGAAAACCTATTAGTGAAACACTATTAACACCAACAAAAATTTATGTTAAAGCTGTAATGTCAGTTCTTGAAAAATTCAATGTTAAAGGAATGGCTCATATAACAGGTGGAGGACTTCCTGAAAACTTACCAAGAACAATAAGTGAAGGACATCAACCAGTAGTATTTAAAGATAAAGTAAGAGTACTTGATATCTTCAAATATATCCAAAAAGAAGGTGGAATTGCTGAAGATGAAATGTACGGAACATTCAACATGGGAGTTGGATTTGTACTTGTAGTAGCTCCTGAAGATAAAGATGGAGTTATAGCTGAACTTGCAAAACATGGAGAAGAAGCATATGAAATAGGATATGTTCAAAAGGGAGATAAAGGTTTATGTTTAAGATAG
- a CDS encoding phosphoribosylglycinamide formyltransferase, which translates to MFKIAVMVSGGGSNLQSIIDKSKSGELNCEIVCVIGDRPCYGVERAAEAGIESCVIDRKVYKKELCKEIDKVLSTKGVELIVLAGFLSIIDEEFVNKWKGRIINIHPSLLPKFGGPGMYGIKVHEAVLAAGEKESGCTVHYVDTGVDSGEIILQVKVPVLEGDTPEVLQKRVLVEEHKLLPNSIAKIISERQ; encoded by the coding sequence ATGTTTAAGATAGCAGTAATGGTATCAGGTGGAGGAAGTAATCTTCAATCTATAATAGATAAAAGTAAAAGTGGAGAACTTAACTGCGAGATAGTTTGTGTTATTGGAGATAGACCATGTTATGGAGTGGAAAGAGCAGCAGAAGCAGGAATAGAAAGTTGTGTAATAGATAGAAAAGTCTATAAAAAAGAACTTTGTAAAGAGATAGATAAGGTACTTTCTACAAAGGGAGTAGAACTTATAGTTCTAGCTGGATTCCTTTCTATAATTGATGAGGAGTTTGTAAATAAATGGAAGGGTAGAATAATTAATATTCACCCTTCACTACTTCCAAAATTTGGTGGTCCTGGAATGTATGGTATAAAAGTACATGAAGCAGTTCTTGCAGCAGGAGAAAAGGAAAGTGGTTGCACAGTTCACTATGTAGATACTGGAGTGGACAGTGGAGAGATAATTTTACAAGTAAAAGTACCAGTATTAGAAGGGGACACTCCTGAAGTACTACAAAAGAGAGTTCTTGTAGAGGAGCATAAACTTCTACCAAATTCAATAGCTAAAATAATATCTGAAAGACAATAA
- a CDS encoding PD-(D/E)XK nuclease family protein: MINFRYIGYGTSFIVEYSGKKNIQKDYLYIFSDNRMKSIFSKKMRWNFFSEQPTLLTFNELKEQIFYTDKIVLKEAKRILAFYTSLPKDIKEELGIKSYYDVIDFANDFFEYYREIKINKVDKVENVQNWQERYFLHFEKIKESFDQLLEKYNYIPSDWIEDLQYYKKDFFDRFSKIIFVDIVEFEKVYRDIIVDLGEEKEVEIALQMEKGSFDEENLKFKETILPETSPSNIFIYQSKDELEESMSLIYLLKEKAKKGEFYSPAPENNEFFNLFPFYFGKSQAVTMNDTKLYAFLNVQLNLLLNMEEKLGETYNLLEFEKAFENRAFKEYYSLTEDDIRLIKRISSNFYQYISLDILHSNEVQYLIGEDIGFTKKLEKIFKDFSSILKLKSVDELYNYFKNEISLEKFIQKEYGDVFEKFFEIFGIMKENENMSIHKSFKSYFDGNLGIALLKLTIQYMKDIVVTSNEKVDSERVIIKNIESALYANETKHLFRDQGRFSKTNFFIDITSDLMPGNIKDNLIFTEKQRKELNLTTKEEKREVKKYRFFQMLFTNKNSVIFTKKNEDKGIDISPFIDELCIKYDLKINSAPIELNKSIEILKKSIPSSLIGNLEFKKGEFSKEENDFKDNRLNIGAYDYDNLVKCPLKFYFQKLAQLIPEKDSEVDYLNKQFLGTMVHKILENIVRDIWKDVLSKGIYEIDREIIVEAINREIKNNRSKILVQMDMYLQEILIPLLSENIEIFFKKLASKYKNISIRRFQGEKDAGKNTPFIQDKIDVYLRGKADLVIESDIGNEIIDYKTGGSKETQLDYYSIILFGDETRAEKSIFNVIKGEIKIAEKIELTKEELKENILEFIDNPFYIRSEKKNVCEINGNICEYIDICGKKRDL, encoded by the coding sequence TTGATAAATTTTAGATATATAGGATATGGAACAAGTTTTATAGTTGAATATTCAGGTAAAAAAAATATACAAAAAGATTATCTATATATTTTTAGTGACAATAGAATGAAATCTATCTTTTCTAAAAAGATGAGATGGAATTTTTTCAGCGAGCAACCTACTCTTTTAACCTTTAATGAGTTAAAAGAGCAGATTTTTTATACAGATAAAATAGTATTAAAAGAAGCTAAGAGAATTTTAGCCTTTTATACATCACTTCCAAAGGATATAAAAGAGGAGTTAGGGATAAAATCATACTATGATGTTATTGATTTTGCCAATGATTTTTTTGAGTATTATAGAGAGATAAAAATTAATAAAGTTGATAAAGTGGAGAATGTACAAAACTGGCAAGAAAGATATTTTTTACACTTTGAAAAGATAAAAGAGTCTTTTGATCAGCTTTTGGAAAAATATAATTATATCCCTAGTGATTGGATTGAAGATTTACAATATTATAAGAAAGATTTTTTTGATAGATTTAGCAAGATAATTTTTGTGGATATTGTTGAGTTTGAAAAGGTGTATAGAGATATAATTGTGGATTTAGGAGAAGAAAAAGAAGTGGAGATAGCTCTACAAATGGAGAAAGGTAGTTTTGATGAGGAAAATTTAAAATTTAAAGAAACTATTTTACCAGAAACTTCCCCAAGTAATATATTTATATATCAATCTAAAGATGAATTAGAAGAGAGCATGAGTCTTATATATCTTCTTAAAGAGAAAGCTAAAAAGGGAGAATTCTATTCCCCTGCTCCTGAAAACAATGAATTTTTCAATCTATTTCCATTTTATTTTGGAAAATCTCAAGCTGTGACAATGAATGATACAAAGTTATATGCTTTTTTAAATGTTCAATTAAATCTTTTATTGAATATGGAAGAAAAGTTAGGAGAAACATATAATCTTTTAGAATTTGAAAAAGCCTTTGAAAATAGAGCCTTTAAAGAGTATTATTCTCTAACTGAAGATGATATAAGATTGATAAAGAGAATCTCATCAAATTTCTATCAATATATCTCTTTGGATATTTTACATAGCAATGAGGTTCAATATCTTATTGGTGAGGATATTGGATTTACAAAAAAATTAGAAAAGATATTCAAAGATTTTAGTAGTATCTTAAAATTAAAAAGTGTAGATGAGTTATATAACTACTTTAAAAATGAGATATCTCTTGAAAAATTTATCCAAAAAGAGTATGGAGATGTTTTTGAAAAATTCTTTGAAATCTTTGGAATAATGAAAGAGAATGAAAATATGAGTATACATAAAAGTTTTAAATCATATTTTGATGGTAACTTAGGTATAGCTCTTTTAAAGCTGACTATTCAATATATGAAGGATATTGTAGTAACTTCTAATGAGAAAGTTGATTCTGAAAGAGTTATTATAAAAAATATTGAATCTGCTCTCTATGCCAATGAAACAAAACATCTATTTAGAGATCAAGGAAGATTTAGTAAAACAAACTTTTTTATAGATATTACAAGTGATTTGATGCCTGGAAATATCAAAGATAATCTTATTTTTACTGAAAAGCAGAGAAAAGAGCTAAATCTTACAACTAAAGAGGAAAAAAGAGAAGTTAAAAAATATAGATTTTTCCAAATGTTATTTACAAATAAAAATAGTGTTATCTTCACTAAAAAGAACGAAGATAAGGGAATTGATATATCTCCATTTATAGATGAGCTATGTATAAAATATGATCTGAAAATCAACAGTGCTCCTATTGAACTTAATAAAAGTATTGAGATATTAAAAAAATCTATTCCAAGCTCTCTTATAGGAAACTTAGAGTTTAAAAAAGGGGAGTTTTCTAAAGAGGAAAACGATTTTAAAGATAATAGATTGAATATAGGAGCTTATGACTATGATAACCTTGTAAAATGTCCATTAAAATTTTATTTTCAAAAATTGGCTCAATTGATTCCAGAAAAAGATTCAGAGGTTGATTATCTAAATAAACAATTTTTAGGAACAATGGTACATAAAATTTTAGAAAATATAGTTAGAGATATTTGGAAGGATGTTCTATCTAAGGGAATTTATGAAATAGATAGAGAGATAATAGTTGAGGCTATAAATAGAGAGATAAAAAATAATAGATCTAAAATTCTAGTGCAGATGGATATGTATCTTCAAGAGATTCTTATCCCACTATTAAGTGAAAATATTGAGATCTTCTTTAAAAAATTAGCATCAAAATATAAAAATATAAGTATAAGAAGATTTCAAGGGGAGAAAGATGCAGGGAAAAACACACCTTTTATTCAAGATAAAATTGATGTTTATTTAAGAGGAAAGGCAGATTTAGTAATAGAAAGTGACATTGGAAATGAGATTATAGACTATAAAACTGGTGGCTCTAAAGAGACACAATTAGATTATTATTCTATTATCTTATTTGGAGATGAAACTAGAGCAGAGAAATCTATTTTTAATGTTATAAAAGGTGAAATAAAGATAGCTGAAAAGATAGAGTTGACTAAAGAGGAGTTAAAAGAAAATATTTTAGAGTTTATAGATAATCCTTTTTATATTAGAAGTGAGAAAAAAAATGTTTGTGAAATTAATGGGAATATTTGTGAGTATATTGATATTTGTGGAAAGAAGAGGGATTTATGA
- the purD gene encoding phosphoribosylamine--glycine ligase, with the protein MKILVVGSGGREHAICWKVSQNEKVEKVFCAPGNGGTAMLPKGENVNIKGIDELLEFALKEKIDLTIVGSEELLVDGIVDRFQEKGLKIFGPDKKAALLEGSKAYAKDFMKKYGVKTAAYEVFTEVDKAKEYIKTCEFPLVVKASGLAAGKGVLICQNLEEALKAVDEIMVDKVFSAAGEKIVVEEFLDGVEASILSVTDSKVILPFISAKDHKKIGEKETGLNTGGMGTIAPNPYVTKEVYDAFINGIMNPTLEGIKAEGMNFAGVIFFGLMITDRGVYLLEYNMRMGDPETQVVLPLLESDFIELLESGLKGDLANADVKWSNKSACCVVLASGGYPEAYNKGYEITGIDKVDNMVFVAGAKAEDGKLLTSGGRVLNVVAVGDNLEDARAKAYADAEKIDFTGKYCRKDIGVLYR; encoded by the coding sequence ATGAAAATATTGGTAGTTGGTAGTGGTGGAAGAGAACATGCTATCTGCTGGAAAGTAAGTCAAAATGAGAAAGTAGAAAAAGTATTTTGTGCACCTGGAAATGGTGGAACAGCAATGCTTCCTAAAGGTGAAAATGTAAATATAAAAGGGATAGATGAACTTTTAGAGTTTGCATTAAAAGAAAAAATAGATTTAACAATCGTTGGAAGTGAAGAACTTCTAGTAGATGGTATAGTTGATAGATTCCAAGAAAAAGGTTTAAAAATATTTGGACCAGATAAAAAAGCTGCTCTACTTGAAGGATCAAAAGCTTATGCTAAAGACTTTATGAAAAAATATGGAGTTAAAACAGCTGCTTACGAAGTATTTACTGAAGTAGATAAAGCTAAAGAATATATAAAAACTTGTGAATTTCCATTAGTTGTAAAAGCTAGTGGACTTGCAGCAGGAAAAGGAGTTTTAATCTGCCAAAACTTAGAAGAAGCTTTAAAAGCTGTTGATGAAATAATGGTAGATAAAGTATTCAGTGCTGCTGGAGAAAAGATAGTTGTTGAAGAGTTCCTTGATGGAGTAGAAGCTTCTATACTATCAGTAACAGATTCTAAAGTTATACTTCCATTTATCTCTGCTAAAGATCACAAAAAAATAGGAGAGAAAGAAACTGGACTTAATACAGGAGGAATGGGGACAATAGCTCCTAACCCTTATGTAACTAAAGAGGTTTATGATGCCTTTATAAATGGAATTATGAATCCTACATTAGAAGGAATCAAAGCTGAAGGAATGAACTTCGCTGGTGTTATCTTCTTTGGACTTATGATTACAGATAGAGGAGTTTATCTTCTTGAATATAATATGAGAATGGGAGATCCTGAAACTCAAGTTGTATTACCTCTTCTTGAATCAGACTTTATTGAACTACTTGAAAGTGGTTTAAAAGGTGATTTAGCTAATGCAGATGTTAAATGGAGTAACAAGTCAGCTTGTTGTGTTGTATTAGCATCAGGAGGATATCCAGAAGCTTACAATAAAGGTTATGAGATAACTGGAATTGATAAAGTTGACAATATGGTATTTGTTGCTGGAGCAAAAGCTGAAGATGGAAAACTTCTAACAAGTGGAGGAAGAGTTCTTAATGTTGTAGCAGTTGGAGACAACCTTGAAGATGCTAGAGCTAAAGCTTATGCAGATGCTGAAAAAATAGACTTTACAGGTAAATATTGTAGAAAAGATATAGGTGTTCTATATAGATAA